The following are encoded together in the Magnetospirillum gryphiswaldense MSR-1 v2 genome:
- a CDS encoding penicillin acylase family protein encodes MQDSPLDSQSPKQAETVFFGKEMSHWGWIANILGLTFLAVISVAFVWIMSSLPRVEGRVPARGMEYSASITRDDAGIPHITARSGHDAYFAMGWIHAQDRLWQMELQRRIGAGRLAEIVGEAGLKSDRFMRTLGLYRLAQGSLAQLDDPTRDALRAYAEGVNAWIDDNRHRLPPEFLLLGFWPEPWTPADSLVWGRMMALQLTADWRDEALRGKLAGRIPAKRLAELWPEATDSPITVAAGLIDKVLATLPETAEPHLASNIVAISGKRSASGAPILANDPHLPFQAPSLWYLLSVEAPGLRLTGAMVPGIPFHLIGHNGRMAWGTTTTHADTVDLFVENVVGDSSYQNGKGALPFTERQEVIAVKDGQPETLTVRETRHGPVLSELKAGQKDTQVIALKSTALEPDDRTAQGLYRLGRAVDWRSFVGALADFHAPVQNFAYADQTGNIGFITAGRVPLRGKGDGFSPAAGWTNAGDWTGWVPFAKMPQSLNPKSGTIVNANNQVVGAKYPYRLTTRWPEPYRARRFDELLEDQTKLDGTMLRSMQMDAQSVAARELKELLEVPDTLSPQATQAAKMIAAWDGGMGQDRPEPLIFNAWVDKLWTRILADELGEDMASMRAVRPTTLGEILTVNRHWCDDTTTEVAESCDDLVAQTLESAVSELAAKYPGKSPTEWRWGDVHQARFAHPVLSRVPILRNLSDSQVPSDGDDFTINRGTFVPGQFTQVHGAGLRVVFDLADLNKSTFALATGQSGNPLSRHYRDLLARWQINDGVTITKPAEGSASISLEPSY; translated from the coding sequence GTGCAGGATTCACCTCTAGACTCTCAAAGCCCCAAGCAGGCGGAAACCGTCTTCTTCGGCAAAGAGATGAGCCATTGGGGCTGGATCGCCAATATCCTTGGCCTGACCTTCCTGGCCGTGATCTCCGTCGCCTTCGTCTGGATCATGAGTTCGCTGCCCCGGGTCGAAGGCCGGGTGCCAGCGCGTGGGATGGAATATTCCGCCTCGATCACCCGCGACGACGCGGGTATTCCGCACATCACCGCCCGTTCGGGCCACGACGCTTATTTTGCCATGGGCTGGATTCATGCCCAGGACCGGTTGTGGCAGATGGAATTGCAGCGCCGCATTGGCGCCGGTCGGCTGGCCGAAATTGTCGGCGAGGCGGGACTGAAAAGTGACCGTTTCATGCGCACCTTGGGGCTTTATCGGCTGGCCCAGGGATCGCTGGCCCAGTTGGACGACCCGACTCGTGACGCGTTGCGCGCCTATGCCGAGGGTGTCAATGCCTGGATTGACGACAATCGCCATCGGCTGCCGCCGGAATTTCTGCTGCTAGGCTTCTGGCCGGAACCTTGGACTCCCGCGGATTCCCTGGTCTGGGGTCGGATGATGGCGCTGCAGCTGACCGCCGATTGGCGCGACGAAGCCCTGCGCGGCAAGCTGGCGGGGCGCATCCCGGCCAAGCGGCTGGCCGAATTGTGGCCCGAAGCCACTGATAGCCCGATCACCGTCGCCGCCGGACTTATCGACAAGGTGCTGGCCACTCTGCCGGAAACGGCCGAGCCGCATCTGGCCTCCAATATCGTCGCCATATCGGGCAAGCGCAGCGCCAGCGGCGCGCCGATTCTGGCCAACGACCCTCACCTGCCCTTCCAGGCGCCGTCGCTTTGGTATCTGCTGTCAGTGGAAGCCCCCGGCCTGCGCCTGACCGGGGCCATGGTTCCTGGCATTCCCTTCCATCTGATCGGCCATAACGGTCGCATGGCCTGGGGCACCACCACCACCCATGCCGATACCGTCGATCTGTTCGTGGAAAACGTGGTCGGCGACAGCAGTTATCAGAACGGCAAGGGCGCCCTGCCCTTCACCGAACGCCAGGAAGTGATTGCCGTCAAGGATGGCCAGCCGGAAACCCTGACCGTGCGCGAAACCCGCCACGGTCCGGTACTTTCCGAGCTTAAGGCCGGGCAAAAGGACACCCAGGTCATCGCCTTGAAATCCACGGCGCTGGAGCCCGATGACCGCACCGCGCAAGGGTTGTACCGATTGGGCCGCGCCGTCGATTGGCGCAGCTTTGTCGGTGCCCTGGCCGACTTTCATGCACCGGTGCAAAACTTCGCCTATGCCGACCAAACCGGCAATATCGGCTTCATCACCGCCGGTCGGGTGCCGTTGCGGGGCAAGGGCGATGGTTTTTCGCCGGCAGCCGGCTGGACCAATGCCGGCGATTGGACCGGCTGGGTACCCTTCGCCAAGATGCCGCAAAGCCTGAACCCGAAATCCGGCACCATCGTCAATGCCAACAATCAGGTGGTTGGGGCCAAATATCCCTATCGCCTCACCACCCGCTGGCCGGAACCCTACCGCGCCCGCCGCTTTGACGAGTTGCTGGAAGATCAGACCAAGCTTGATGGGACCATGCTGCGCTCCATGCAGATGGATGCCCAATCGGTGGCGGCACGCGAGTTGAAGGAACTGCTTGAGGTGCCCGACACCTTGTCGCCCCAGGCCACCCAGGCCGCCAAGATGATCGCCGCCTGGGACGGCGGCATGGGCCAAGACCGACCCGAGCCGCTGATCTTCAACGCTTGGGTGGACAAGCTGTGGACACGCATCCTGGCCGACGAATTGGGGGAGGACATGGCGTCCATGCGGGCGGTCCGCCCCACCACATTGGGGGAGATCCTGACCGTCAACCGCCATTGGTGCGACGATACCACCACCGAGGTGGCGGAATCCTGCGACGACCTCGTCGCCCAGACCCTGGAATCGGCGGTGAGCGAACTGGCGGCGAAATATCCTGGCAAATCTCCGACCGAGTGGCGCTGGGGCGATGTGCATCAAGCCCGTTTCGCCCATCCGGTGCTCAGCCGGGTGCCGATTTTGCGTAATCTGTCGGACAGCCAGGTACCCAGCGATGGCGATGATTTCACCATCAATCGCGGCACCTTCGTCCCTGGCCAGTTCACCCAGGTGCATGGTGCCGGTCTGCGAGTGGTGTTTGATCTGGCCGACCTGAATAAAAGCACCTTCGCCCTGGCCACCGGCCAGTCGGGCAACCCGCTGTCGCGTCATTACCGCGACCTGCTGGCGCGCTGGCAGATCAATGACGGCGTCACCATCACCAAGCCGGCGGAAGGATCGGCCTCCATCAGCCTGGAGCCCAGCTATTGA
- a CDS encoding RDD family protein has product MNTHITIIPPGQDMDPMRQPELFSGITLKRIFAYLVDLVVISILVVVAWVATGLLGVLSFGLLLPLQAVVVVLLPLAYHTLLIASQASATLGMRVMGIQVATAADGLPPSPLQALILTVAFFGSVALTGFLVLIIALFNPQRRTLHDFLAGTVVINAKTRL; this is encoded by the coding sequence GTGAACACCCACATCACCATCATTCCGCCCGGGCAGGACATGGACCCCATGCGCCAGCCCGAATTGTTCAGTGGCATCACCTTGAAGCGGATATTCGCTTACCTCGTCGATCTGGTGGTGATCTCTATCCTGGTCGTGGTGGCATGGGTGGCCACCGGCCTGCTGGGGGTCTTAAGCTTTGGCCTGCTGTTGCCGCTGCAAGCCGTGGTCGTTGTCCTGCTGCCTTTGGCCTATCACACCTTGCTGATCGCCAGCCAAGCCTCGGCTACCTTGGGTATGCGCGTGATGGGGATCCAGGTTGCCACTGCCGCCGATGGGCTGCCGCCATCGCCGTTGCAGGCCTTGATTTTGACGGTGGCGTTTTTTGGATCGGTGGCGCTGACCGGCTTTCTGGTGCTGATTATCGCCTTGTTCAACCCACAAAGACGGACCTTGCACGACTTCCTGGCCGGAACAGTGGTTATCAACGCTAAAACCCGCTTATAA
- a CDS encoding threonine ammonia-lyase: protein MTVTIDQVRSAAAALDGSVALTPVVAAPKLAQMTGAAQVWLKLENLQHSGSFKARGALNRILALNTAERQVGVIAMSAGNHAQGVALHCARLGIPATVVMPRFTPLTKVQRTQAYGATVVLVGETLAEAQQHAHILATEQGLIFIHPYDDPLIIAGQGTVGLELARQVTDADDVIIPIGGGGLAAGMAIALHDAPTPPRLTGVQSASFPTLVRQPVADAPPSPQTLAEGIAVKYPGSLTKPIIDQHFDDVFAVNDTAIEQAIVWLMEEQKIVAEGAGAAPLALLMTQSARFAARKVVLVISGGNIDNRVMASILMRGLVRAGRLARLRIEISDAPGTLARATSLIAEHGGNILEVYHQRLFQDVPVKSAELDVVVEATDSSHVEAMLGALRQAGFPARRLGSMASLPE from the coding sequence TTGACCGTAACCATCGATCAGGTCAGAAGCGCCGCCGCCGCTCTTGACGGCAGCGTCGCCCTGACCCCGGTGGTGGCGGCGCCCAAGCTGGCCCAAATGACGGGAGCAGCGCAGGTTTGGCTGAAACTGGAAAACCTGCAGCATTCCGGCTCGTTCAAAGCCCGAGGCGCGCTCAACCGCATCCTGGCGCTGAATACGGCAGAACGACAAGTCGGCGTCATCGCCATGTCGGCGGGCAACCACGCTCAGGGTGTCGCCCTGCATTGTGCCCGACTGGGTATTCCGGCCACGGTGGTGATGCCACGCTTCACCCCACTGACCAAGGTGCAACGCACCCAAGCCTATGGTGCCACCGTGGTGCTGGTCGGCGAAACCCTGGCCGAGGCGCAACAGCACGCCCACATCCTCGCGACCGAACAGGGACTGATCTTCATCCATCCCTATGATGACCCGCTGATCATCGCCGGCCAGGGCACCGTCGGGCTGGAACTGGCCCGACAAGTCACCGATGCCGACGATGTCATCATTCCCATCGGCGGCGGCGGTCTGGCCGCCGGCATGGCCATCGCCTTGCACGACGCCCCCACCCCGCCCCGCCTGACCGGAGTACAAAGCGCCAGCTTCCCCACCCTCGTTCGTCAACCTGTGGCTGACGCCCCGCCTTCACCCCAGACCCTGGCCGAAGGCATTGCCGTCAAATATCCCGGCAGCCTGACCAAGCCGATCATCGACCAGCATTTCGACGACGTTTTCGCCGTGAACGACACCGCCATCGAACAGGCCATCGTCTGGCTGATGGAAGAACAGAAGATCGTCGCCGAAGGCGCCGGGGCAGCGCCCCTGGCCCTGCTGATGACCCAATCGGCGCGTTTTGCCGCGAGAAAGGTGGTTCTGGTCATTTCCGGCGGCAACATCGATAACCGGGTCATGGCGTCCATTCTGATGCGGGGACTTGTGCGAGCCGGTCGTCTGGCCCGCCTGCGCATCGAGATCAGCGACGCTCCAGGCACGTTAGCCCGCGCCACCAGTCTGATCGCCGAACATGGCGGCAATATCCTGGAAGTCTATCACCAACGCCTGTTTCAGGACGTGCCGGTGAAAAGTGCCGAATTGGACGTGGTGGTCGAAGCCACCGATTCCAGCCACGTGGAAGCCATGCTTGGCGCCTTGCGGCAAGCCGGTTTTCCGGCACGCAGGCTGGGGTCCATGGCCAGCCTGCCGGAATGA
- the proS gene encoding proline--tRNA ligase, with protein sequence MRLSRFFLPTLKETPSEAQIASHRLMLRAGMIRQSASGIYTWLPLGWKVLQKIEQIVREEQDAAGAQELLMPTIQSADIWRESGRYDAYGKEMLRIVDRHDREMLFGPTNEELITQIFRDNVKSYRELPKILYHIQWKFRDEVRPRFGVMRGREFLMKDSYSFDIDFDGAKRSYEAMFNAYLRTFKRMGLTAIPMVADSGAIGGNLTHEFHVLAETGESGVFYDVAYEELAAKDAVDLEALSKLYAVTDEKHDPNSPECPPADRLKVARGIEVGHIFYFGTKYSKAMGAVVAGPDGNPVHVEMGSYGIGVSRLVGAIIEAYHDDRGIKWPEAVAPFKVGLINLKAGDGACDRVCEDMYRALSEQGVEVLYDDRDDRAGVKFADMDLIGLPWQLVAGPKGVAAGLVELKNRHTGEKQELSVEAALAQLTA encoded by the coding sequence ATGCGCCTGTCCCGCTTTTTCCTGCCGACCCTGAAGGAAACCCCGTCCGAGGCGCAGATCGCCTCGCATCGCCTGATGCTGCGCGCGGGCATGATCCGGCAATCGGCTTCGGGAATCTATACCTGGCTGCCTTTGGGCTGGAAAGTATTGCAGAAGATCGAACAGATCGTGCGCGAGGAACAGGATGCTGCCGGCGCCCAGGAATTGCTGATGCCGACCATCCAGTCGGCGGATATCTGGCGCGAATCGGGCCGTTATGACGCCTATGGCAAGGAAATGCTGCGCATCGTCGATCGTCATGACCGCGAAATGCTGTTTGGCCCGACCAACGAGGAATTGATCACCCAGATCTTCCGCGACAACGTCAAAAGCTATCGTGAGCTGCCGAAGATTCTGTACCACATCCAGTGGAAGTTCCGCGACGAGGTGCGCCCGCGCTTCGGCGTCATGCGGGGCCGCGAATTCCTGATGAAGGATTCGTACTCCTTCGACATCGATTTCGACGGTGCCAAGCGGTCTTACGAGGCCATGTTCAACGCCTATTTGCGCACCTTCAAGCGCATGGGCCTGACGGCAATCCCCATGGTCGCCGATTCGGGCGCCATCGGCGGCAATCTGACCCACGAATTCCATGTCCTGGCCGAAACCGGCGAATCGGGCGTGTTCTATGACGTGGCTTACGAGGAACTGGCGGCCAAGGACGCCGTGGATCTGGAAGCCCTGTCCAAGCTTTACGCCGTCACCGACGAAAAGCACGACCCCAATTCGCCCGAATGCCCGCCGGCGGACCGGCTGAAGGTGGCGCGCGGCATCGAGGTTGGCCACATCTTCTATTTCGGCACCAAGTATTCCAAGGCGATGGGCGCCGTGGTCGCCGGCCCCGACGGCAACCCGGTGCATGTGGAAATGGGGTCGTACGGCATCGGCGTCTCCCGCCTTGTTGGTGCCATCATCGAGGCCTATCACGATGACCGTGGCATCAAGTGGCCGGAAGCGGTCGCCCCCTTCAAGGTCGGCCTGATCAACCTGAAGGCCGGCGACGGCGCTTGCGACCGGGTGTGCGAGGATATGTATCGGGCCTTGTCGGAACAGGGTGTCGAAGTGCTGTATGACGATCGCGACGACCGTGCCGGGGTCAAGTTCGCCGACATGGACCTGATCGGCCTGCCGTGGCAATTGGTGGCCGGCCCCAAGGGTGTGGCGGCCGGTTTGGTCGAATTGAAGAACCGCCATACCGGCGAAAAGCAGGAATTGTCGGTCGAGGCCGCCCTGGCCCAGCTGACCGCGTAA
- a CDS encoding flagellar motor protein MotB, producing the protein MAEGQQIIIKRVKKVAAGHHGGAWKVAYADFVTAMMAFFLLLWLLNAVTEEQLTGISNYFAPSMASKSASGAGGLLGGQVIGQGAQVSQTSSPSLVQHLPPSSIGPGGEDMTSENTEPMEGMSEEDFREKMAEREQQKFDKAKEVLDNALKGIPELKQFEGSMMVDNTPEGLRIQITDQEGLAMFPSGSSAMFGHTRALLDLVSRIVNQMPNKISITGHTDAIPFRDPSGYTNWELSADRALASRRALLGSGVPEERIDRIVGRASSEPLVVDDPKAPRNRRISIILLRENDLTEPPQTPVPATSPPPAQTPAPSPANGGKKG; encoded by the coding sequence ATGGCCGAAGGTCAGCAGATCATCATCAAAAGGGTCAAGAAGGTTGCGGCCGGCCACCATGGTGGCGCCTGGAAGGTGGCCTATGCCGACTTCGTGACCGCGATGATGGCGTTCTTTTTGCTGCTGTGGTTGCTGAACGCGGTGACGGAAGAACAGCTGACCGGCATTTCCAACTATTTCGCCCCCTCCATGGCCTCGAAAAGCGCCTCGGGTGCCGGCGGCCTGCTCGGTGGTCAGGTGATCGGTCAGGGCGCTCAGGTGTCGCAAACCAGTTCGCCCAGTCTGGTCCAGCATCTGCCGCCGTCTTCCATCGGTCCCGGCGGCGAGGACATGACCTCGGAAAACACCGAACCCATGGAGGGCATGAGCGAAGAGGATTTCCGCGAGAAGATGGCCGAACGCGAACAGCAGAAGTTCGACAAGGCCAAGGAAGTCCTGGATAACGCGCTCAAGGGCATCCCCGAACTGAAGCAGTTCGAGGGCTCGATGATGGTCGACAACACCCCCGAGGGCTTGCGCATCCAGATCACCGACCAGGAAGGCTTGGCCATGTTCCCGTCGGGCAGTTCGGCCATGTTCGGCCATACCCGCGCCTTGCTTGATCTGGTGTCGCGCATCGTCAACCAGATGCCCAACAAGATTTCCATCACCGGCCACACCGATGCCATCCCCTTCCGCGATCCCTCCGGCTACACCAATTGGGAATTATCCGCCGACCGCGCCCTGGCCAGCCGCCGGGCCTTGCTGGGCTCGGGCGTACCCGAAGAGCGCATTGACCGCATCGTCGGTCGCGCCTCGTCCGAGCCCTTGGTGGTCGACGATCCCAAAGCGCCGCGCAATCGCCGCATCAGCATCATTTTGCTGCGCGAGAACGACCTGACCGAACCGCCACAAACGCCTGTCCCTGCCACCTCGCCGCCCCCGGCACAAACGCCCGCCCCCTCCCCGGCCAATGGCGGCAAAAAGGGTTAA
- the motA gene encoding flagellar motor stator protein MotA yields MFAIIGIVVTIASVIGGYAAAGGHLDVLWQPFEFIIILGAAFGSMFLGNPKDIVMGVFKKIGMVFKGAHYKKDAYIEMLSMLYAVFKLAKTKGDLALESHVEKPDESPLFQKFPGFSNDHHTRTFFCDYLRLLTLGTSNAHELESIIDGELEAHHKHYHEISHAVNLMADAMPALGIVAAVLGVIHTMGSITEPPEVLGHLIGAALVGTFTGVLISYAFFAPMARNMQMSFDSDHYYLLAIKAGLLAHMQGYAPQVSIEFARKILPDELRPTFQELEETVTNLPPD; encoded by the coding sequence ATGTTCGCGATCATCGGCATCGTGGTGACAATTGCGAGTGTGATTGGCGGTTATGCCGCTGCGGGTGGTCACCTTGATGTGTTGTGGCAGCCTTTCGAGTTCATCATCATTCTTGGCGCGGCCTTCGGGTCAATGTTCTTGGGCAATCCCAAAGACATCGTCATGGGCGTGTTCAAGAAGATCGGCATGGTGTTCAAGGGGGCGCATTACAAAAAGGACGCATATATCGAGATGCTGTCCATGCTGTATGCGGTATTCAAACTAGCCAAGACCAAGGGCGACCTGGCCTTGGAAAGTCATGTGGAAAAGCCCGATGAAAGCCCGCTGTTCCAAAAGTTTCCCGGCTTTTCCAACGATCATCACACGCGGACCTTCTTTTGCGACTATCTGCGCCTGTTGACCTTGGGCACCTCCAACGCCCACGAGCTTGAATCCATCATCGATGGCGAGTTGGAAGCACACCACAAGCATTACCACGAGATTTCCCACGCGGTGAACCTGATGGCCGACGCCATGCCGGCCCTGGGCATCGTCGCCGCCGTGCTGGGCGTCATTCACACCATGGGGTCGATCACCGAACCGCCGGAAGTGCTGGGGCATCTGATCGGCGCGGCGCTGGTCGGCACCTTCACCGGCGTGCTCATCTCCTACGCCTTCTTCGCCCCCATGGCGCGCAACATGCAGATGTCGTTCGATTCCGATCACTATTATCTGCTGGCCATCAAGGCTGGCCTGCTGGCCCACATGCAAGGCTATGCCCCCCAGGTCTCCATCGAATTCGCCCGCAAGATCCTGCCCGACGAATTGCGTCCGACCTTCCAGGAGCTTGAAGAAACCGTCACCAATCTGCCGCCAGATTGA
- a CDS encoding arginyltransferase produces MDHIPLKRPHFFFTTAALPCPYINGRLERKIVTELNGPDAEILHEALSRAGFRRSHSIAYTPACPGCSACIPVRIAVRRFQPDRTMRKVWRQNQDLTAGMVPARATAEQYKLFSQYQESRHSGGDMALMGFYDYRSMVEDSPIDTSLLEFRQSDGTLTAVCLTDRMSDGLSAVYSFYAPDMDRRSLGTFMVLWLIDEALRLGLPYVYLGYWIAESRKMAYKSRFQPLEAFGVNGWQLLEGDDFPNPVPQFR; encoded by the coding sequence ATGGATCACATTCCGCTCAAGCGTCCACATTTCTTCTTCACGACGGCGGCTTTGCCCTGCCCCTATATCAATGGTCGGCTGGAACGCAAGATCGTTACCGAGTTGAATGGGCCGGATGCCGAAATTCTACATGAGGCCCTGTCGCGCGCGGGCTTTCGCCGCTCCCATTCCATCGCCTATACCCCGGCCTGTCCGGGATGTTCGGCTTGTATCCCGGTGCGCATCGCCGTCCGCCGCTTTCAGCCGGATCGAACCATGCGTAAGGTCTGGCGCCAAAATCAGGATCTGACCGCCGGCATGGTGCCGGCGCGGGCGACAGCGGAACAATACAAGCTGTTTTCTCAGTATCAGGAATCCCGTCACAGCGGCGGCGACATGGCGCTGATGGGATTCTATGACTACCGATCCATGGTCGAAGACAGCCCCATCGACACGTCCTTGCTGGAATTCCGCCAATCCGACGGCACTTTGACCGCCGTCTGCCTGACCGATCGCATGAGCGATGGTCTGTCCGCCGTCTACAGTTTTTATGCCCCCGACATGGACAGGCGATCGCTCGGCACCTTCATGGTGTTGTGGCTGATCGATGAGGCGCTGCGCCTGGGGCTCCCTTATGTTTACTTGGGCTATTGGATCGCCGAAAGCCGCAAGATGGCCTACAAATCCCGCTTTCAGCCGCTGGAAGCCTTTGGCGTCAACGGCTGGCAATTGCTGGAAGGGGATGACTTCCCCAATCCGGTTCCGCAATTCCGCTGA
- a CDS encoding flavin reductase family protein encodes MTVDPRSFRKALGCFATGVTVVTTVNPDDNTPIGVTVSAFSSLSLEPPLVLFCLGNKTSSLDSFKRSGRFVINILAESQRDLSIRFASRVEDKWAGIVAESGLGGVPVLGGCIANLECSLVNTVDSGDHVIFIGQVENIHYQEGGSPLLYFRGAYMDCGAGV; translated from the coding sequence ATGACCGTCGACCCGCGTTCCTTCCGCAAGGCCTTGGGCTGTTTCGCCACGGGCGTCACCGTCGTGACAACGGTGAATCCCGATGACAACACGCCCATCGGGGTGACCGTCAGCGCTTTCTCTTCGCTCTCGCTGGAACCGCCGCTGGTGCTGTTCTGCCTGGGCAATAAGACGTCCAGCCTGGATTCCTTCAAGCGTTCCGGGCGTTTCGTCATCAACATCCTGGCGGAAAGCCAACGCGACCTGTCCATCCGCTTCGCCAGTCGGGTCGAGGACAAGTGGGCCGGAATCGTCGCCGAGAGCGGCCTGGGGGGCGTGCCGGTGCTGGGCGGCTGCATCGCCAATCTGGAATGCTCGCTTGTCAATACGGTTGACAGTGGCGATCATGTGATTTTCATCGGTCAGGTGGAAAACATCCACTATCAGGAAGGCGGTTCGCCGCTTTTGTATTTCCGTGGTGCTTACATGGATTGCGGCGCCGGGGTCTGA
- a CDS encoding lipoprotein-releasing ABC transporter permease subunit, producing the protein MIFDAFERMVAFRYLRARRKEGFISVIAGFSLLGIGLGVATLIVVMAVMNGFRQELLTRILGINGHMGVYGTGPALAQFDPLAQSIRGLPGVVRVIPTVEGQVMATSASSASGAIVRGVRPDDLLAREIFAKGLGGSGEEFKNGDGVLVGYRLAEKLGLQIGDTVTLISPKGNATAFGTVPRMRGYTVAGTFNVGMFEYDSGFMFMPLEAAQTYFKFPDAVTQIEVFLDNHDKVTETRNAIFRLTQGNVRIYDWQQANASFFNAVQVERNVMFLILTLIILVAAFNIISSLIMLVKDKGRDIAILRTMGATRGMIMRIFFLAGASVGVVGTVFGTILGVWFATHIEQIRQFIQSIIGRELFAAEIYFLTQLPARVEYGEVVVVVLMALGLSIAATIYPSWRAANLDPVEALRYE; encoded by the coding sequence ATGATTTTCGACGCCTTCGAGCGGATGGTGGCTTTCCGCTACCTCCGCGCGCGCCGCAAGGAAGGATTCATTTCCGTTATCGCCGGCTTTTCGCTCCTGGGCATCGGCCTGGGGGTGGCGACGCTGATCGTGGTGATGGCGGTGATGAACGGTTTCCGCCAGGAATTGCTGACCCGCATCCTGGGTATCAACGGCCATATGGGCGTCTATGGCACCGGTCCGGCCTTGGCGCAGTTCGATCCGTTGGCCCAGTCCATTCGCGGGTTGCCGGGCGTGGTCCGGGTCATTCCCACCGTCGAGGGCCAAGTGATGGCCACCTCGGCCTCAAGCGCTTCGGGGGCCATTGTCCGTGGCGTCCGTCCTGATGATTTGCTGGCGCGCGAGATTTTCGCCAAAGGCCTGGGCGGTAGCGGCGAAGAATTCAAAAATGGCGATGGTGTTCTGGTCGGCTATCGTCTGGCGGAGAAGCTGGGGTTGCAAATCGGCGACACCGTCACCCTGATCTCCCCCAAGGGCAACGCCACCGCTTTCGGCACGGTGCCGCGCATGCGCGGCTACACGGTGGCCGGCACCTTCAATGTCGGCATGTTTGAATACGATTCCGGCTTCATGTTCATGCCGCTGGAAGCCGCGCAGACCTATTTCAAATTTCCCGATGCCGTCACCCAGATCGAGGTGTTTCTCGACAACCACGACAAGGTGACCGAAACCCGCAACGCCATCTTCCGCCTGACCCAGGGCAATGTCCGCATCTATGACTGGCAACAGGCCAATGCCAGCTTTTTCAATGCTGTCCAGGTCGAACGCAACGTCATGTTCCTGATCCTGACCCTGATCATCCTGGTGGCCGCCTTCAACATCATCTCGTCGCTGATCATGCTGGTGAAGGACAAGGGGCGCGACATCGCCATCTTGCGCACCATGGGGGCGACACGCGGCATGATCATGCGCATCTTCTTCCTGGCCGGTGCTTCGGTCGGCGTGGTGGGGACGGTGTTCGGCACCATCTTGGGGGTGTGGTTCGCCACCCATATCGAACAGATCCGCCAGTTCATCCAGTCGATCATCGGGCGAGAACTCTTCGCCGCCGAAATCTATTTCCTTACCCAATTGCCGGCCCGCGTCGAATACGGCGAAGTGGTGGTGGTGGTGCTGATGGCCCTGGGCCTGTCCATCGCCGCCACCATCTATCCGTCCTGGCGGGCCGCCAATCTGGACCCGGTGGAGGCCCTGCGTTATGAGTGA
- a CDS encoding DNA-3-methyladenine glycosylase I: protein MSGYCHSAPGHPIHGPYHDSEYGFPVADDRVLFERLCLEIFQAGLSWLIVLKKRPALNAAFDGFDPARVAGYDDGDVARLLADASIIRNRRKIAATIENAKRFKVLQVDHGSFSHWLAAHHPRDKADWVKLFRQTFVFMGGEVVGEFLMSIGYMPGAHHPDCPVFAELTKIQPPWMKA from the coding sequence ATGAGCGGATATTGCCACAGCGCCCCCGGTCACCCGATCCACGGTCCCTATCATGACAGTGAGTACGGCTTTCCCGTCGCCGACGACAGGGTGCTGTTCGAGCGGTTGTGTCTGGAAATCTTTCAGGCCGGCCTGTCCTGGCTGATCGTACTGAAAAAGCGCCCAGCCTTGAACGCGGCCTTTGACGGCTTCGATCCAGCCCGTGTTGCTGGCTATGATGATGGGGACGTTGCCCGCCTGCTGGCCGATGCCAGCATCATCCGCAATCGCCGCAAGATCGCCGCTACTATCGAAAACGCAAAACGTTTCAAGGTGTTACAGGTAGATCATGGGTCTTTTTCCCATTGGCTGGCCGCCCATCATCCGCGTGATAAGGCCGATTGGGTAAAGCTGTTTCGCCAGACTTTCGTCTTCATGGGGGGCGAGGTGGTGGGGGAATTCCTGATGAGCATCGGCTATATGCCCGGCGCCCATCACCCGGATTGCCCGGTCTTCGCCGAACTCACCAAAATACAGCCGCCATGGATGAAGGCCTGA
- the mce gene encoding methylmalonyl-CoA epimerase, whose protein sequence is MIGKLNHVAIAVPDLDAATKLYRDTLGAKVSDPVPQPAHGVTVVFVELSNTKVELLHPLGEKSPIAAFLEKNANGGIHHICYEVEDILAARDKLKAEGARVLGDGEPKIGAHDKPVLFLHPKDFCGTLVELEQA, encoded by the coding sequence ATGATCGGAAAACTCAATCACGTCGCCATCGCCGTCCCCGACCTGGACGCCGCCACCAAGCTTTATCGCGATACTTTGGGGGCCAAGGTTTCCGATCCGGTGCCGCAGCCGGCGCACGGCGTCACCGTGGTGTTCGTCGAATTGTCCAACACCAAGGTGGAATTGCTCCATCCGCTTGGGGAAAAGTCGCCCATCGCCGCCTTCTTGGAAAAGAACGCCAATGGCGGCATCCATCATATCTGCTACGAGGTCGAGGATATCCTGGCCGCGCGCGACAAGCTGAAGGCCGAGGGCGCCCGTGTTCTGGGCGACGGCGAACCCAAGATCGGCGCTCATGACAAGCCGGTCCTGTTCCTGCATCCCAAGGATTTCTGCGGCACCCTGGTCGAGTTGGAACAGGCCTGA